tatttttataataataaaatcatatgtacgttttttatatgttgttaaaataacaaatgtgtaaaagtaaaattacgTAATGGTATTTAAAACAGAATGCCaattaatttacatttatagcaaaataaaaataaaaaaaataatggtacaaaaaaaaactgttaataaacaaaatgggaaaaagGATATCGtctcataaaattttttaaaaaaattaaaaatggaataatcgcaatttaatgaaaattaatatattaaatagaaccattgttgttatatattttttgtaatgatttaattgttttgtaacatttataacataaaaaaaaatttggtgtggattttttaatcattatatttttgaataatatttaattaaaataacattatgaaaatgataattctaagcaattattataaatataaaataaaaacattcaAAATAGATgtatttttgatatataatttaagtaaaagaaaaaaaaaaaaaaaaaaaaaaagagttcctattatatttatgtgatACTCTTTATtctaaaataatgtatacaaAAACAGTAAAAAGTTAAAGTATTTTACAACAGTATGTTGTAcccttatataatatatatacatatatatatatatttatttatttatataaaaggagTTAATATAGGGTAGCTAAAAGACAAAATAAATAGCAAGCAGTAAACAAATACCAATGTCGTCACACTTGTACgtttacaaattattttttagaaaaaaaaataaggctatttagttcatattattatctatTTTGAAATGgtaaaatcattttttccatGAATAGGTACTTTTTAAAggtaaaataacaaataattctttatataataaagtaaaaattattttgttttattgaataatgataaaacatatatttttatgaagtaattattctattttattaaaatgtaaaatgtgCTTGGTATATTAGATGTTTTAACGTTACACAATTTCATTATAacagtattatatttttaattttatgtcatcttttccttttatttaaaaatatattattttgttctttaaGAATTgtattaaaacataaaataattacaaaatgaaaaaaaataaataattatttacaaacatgctaattaacaaattaataaatcatttaaaagaaaaaaaatgatatttatttttatgttgtaCAATGTGCATGATGTTTACCATGTTAAGATACAATGCACAATTATTGTTAGTGTTATTCGCATTGATATATTAGACGTttcactttttaaataaaatagtacaaatgaaaaaaatggtaggaataattataagaattacttaaatatatgacCAAGATTTaggagaaaaattaatttaatatataaaaaaaataaatgtactataaaaattttaataaataagtaaaatgtGTTTATTATAACAACTGATTTTGAATACATATTAATCCAtctgaaaaaaatacatataatgtatataaaataaatatgtctAAAATATTGGTTAAATTTTGAACGGTACTATCTCGAAATGAAAAACTAGCACATGTGACAAAGAAGTAGGAACAATAGTTATCTTTTTATACAAGTTGGGAAAAACAacaaatatacaatttttaataatatccAAGTTAACAGATTACAAGAGACGAAAGATATTTGTTTaaacttttataaataagtaataatCGTATTGttcgaaaaaaagaatttataaaaagattaaaaattctaaataatataagaatgaaaatatacGAAACTTTGTGGCAAgctcattatttattttacaaaaaaataaaataaaataataaagttaaaCATAATTTAGCGAATATTAATTAGTACAATCCTAAAAATTAACGGCAACAATAAAAAGGtatggaaatataaaaaaacacaaaatattttaaattccAAATTTATGGTTGCGATCCTATACATATTATGAAATCAAAAACCAAAAAAGTAATATCAAAAAGTTTaacttatttataaaataatcatatataattttttaatgtaatgagttttttttttttttttttttttttttttttttttaaaaaacattatattatgttatgtTATTCTAATAAAGACAATGGTTGTAATTTTGTAAGTtctaaaacaaattaaaaatgaaaaaaataacatttttatagaaCTCAAGCTACTATATTATGAAGATATGCAAATCTaactatattataaaaaatagataataaatatagtctaataatgaaaaatccCTAAATGAAATTCCATTTCAATAcctaatttttatatttaagtacaaacaaagtaattattttaaaatatatttgattttcttcaataattaaagaaagacatatatatatatatatatcaatctAGTGGATGTAAAACGCattctatataattaaaaatggtatattcaaaataaattatttataatagatATTTCCCAAATTATATTTCGTATTTTGTAACACATCTTCCatattgttaaatatattttcaatttgtTTACCTTTTCGAATATAAACATctaatattcatatattttataattttttagtgattttttttttaatacaaatactgtttaaaaagaatttatatgggacaaattaatatatataagacaGAAAGTGTGAGGTTTCtacttttttactttttctattattaatttttatttccaatttttaatttgcaAGTTTCCAAGTGATCTAAGATATACAAAGAGATAGAAAATTGAAATAACTCATTctcaataattatatatatcacattaaaaaaaaactaactCATTTtgtaagaatattttttttttaattagaaTGATTACTTCCGCTATCATCTTCATCTGTCTATACTTCCTTTTTACTATGTAGTACGTCTTTTTGCCATACATTCCACTGTTTGCTTTCTAACCATGTTTTAGCAAAaacttttttccattttttatatttatttttcgtttttttttcccatttatctatatatactttaattttattagtattatctttttcctttttattaatataattgtaccatttttttaatcttcCAGATTTCTGTCTTGCTTCCCATACACTATCATTAAGATAAAGCCTTCTTTCTGACACCCATTTTCTCCATTCATTCATTACCCAAAAAGATAATTGTTTTCTATTATAATCCAACCATTTTTGGAACTGACCATCTAAAAATTTCAATCCGTCCTTTTTAAACCATGTAATCCAATCTTTATCAGTCCATCTGTTAGTGCTCCACAAAAAGCCagttttacaatttttatctATGTTTCCATTAAAATGCATCCATCTACCTTCTaagtataacaaaaaattttccaattcatta
This genomic interval from Plasmodium brasilianum strain Bolivian I chromosome 13, whole genome shotgun sequence contains the following:
- a CDS encoding tryptophan-rich protein; this encodes MRVISAFFFISGTFYIILTPNVIIKYVSAVTPGEHDLVDDGDALELTEENEGICDENDMEYEEEQEQEQEEEEEEEEDDDTFNEHDGELGDPLDNNSLEASLLDGVNDINKPVFKYKHWDDWLRYTKGDGMKVYKTAVDTQKQKWKSEKNNELENFLLYLEGRWMHFNGNIDKNCKTGFLWSTNRWTDKDWITWFKKDGLKFLDGQFQKWLDYNRKQLSFWVMNEWRKWVSERRLYLNDSVWEARQKSGRLKKWYNYINKKEKDNTNKIKVYIDKWEKKTKNKYKKWKKVFAKTWLESKQWNVWQKDVLHSKKEV